A segment of the Homoserinimonas aerilata genome:
CGCATCATCCTGACCCGTCCGGCGGTCGAGGCTGGCGAGCGGCTGGGCTTCCTTCCGGGAACCCTCACCGACAAGATCGACCCCTACCTTCGCCCGCTGTACGACGCGCTGAACGAGATGATGGACCCCGATGTGGTCGTCAAGCTGATGGCGATCGGCACGATCGAGGTCGCCCCGCTCGCCTATATGCGTGGGCGCACGCTCAATGACTCCTTCGTGGTGCTCGATGAGGCGCAGAACACGACGCCGGAGCAGATGAAGATGTTCCTCACGAGGCTCGGTTTCGGCTCGAAGATGGTCGTCACGGGGGATGTCACGCAAGTGGACCTGCCGATGGGGTCGAGCGGGCTGAAGCTGGTCACCCATGTACTCGACGAGATCGACGAGATCCACTTCGCGATGCTCACGAGCGCCGATGTCGTGCGGCACACGCTTGTCGGCCGCATCGTCGACGCCTACACCCGCTATGACGCGGAACGACAGATGAACAGCTTCGAACGAGAGGGACGCCCGTGAGCATCGAGGTCAACAACGAGTCGGTCGTCGAGGTCGACGAGGCCGCGCTGCAGCGCCTCGCGCTCTACGCGCTCGACCAGCTGCACGTGCACCCCGACGCCGAGCTGTCGATCGTGCTCGTCGACGAGGCGGCGATGGAACAGCTGCACGTGCAGTGGATGGATGAGCCCGGGCCGACCGATGTGCTCAGCTTTCCGATGGACGAGCTGCGCCCGGGCACCGACGACGAACTGACCCCTGCCGGGCTGCTCGGCGATGTGGTGCTCTGCCCGCAGGTGGCGCAGTCTCAGGCCGACACGGCGGGGCACAGCATGCTCGATGAGCTGCTCCTGCTGACGGCCCACGGCATCCTGCATCTTCTCGGCTTCGACCACGCCGAGCCCGATGAGGAGCGCGAGATGTTCGGTCTGCAGCGTGAGATCCTGCTCGGCTTCGCCGCCGAGGAGAGACGTCGCCGGTGACGATGATGCCCGGATGCCCACAGCGGCCTGAGCGGGCGGCAACGTCATGACGATCGTCTTCGTCATCGCGGCGGTGCTCCTCGTCGCCTTCGGTGGCCTGCTGGCTGCCGCCGACGCCGCGATCGGCGTGCTCTCCCGCGCCGATGTGCAGGATCTCGCCCAGGATTCGCGTTTCCGTCGCTCGCTTCTGGCGATCTCCTCCGACATGGGAGCGCATGTCAACGCCCTCAACTTCATGCGCGTGGTTGCCGAGACGACGGCGGCCGTTCTGGTGACGATGTCGTTCGCGACCCTGTTCGAGCAGTGGTGGCTCGCGCTGCTGTGCTCGGCGTTCATCATGATCGTGACCTCCTTCGTTCTGGTCGGCTCCAGCCCGCGCAGTGTGGGGCGCGAGCACGCCAGACCCATCCTGCGGGCCTCGGCCTGGGTGGTGCACGCGATCCGCGTGCTGCTGGGCCCGGTCGCGGCGGCGCTCGTCGCGATCGGCAACAGGGTCACCCCGGGCCGGCCGAAGACGGTCACGTTCAGCTCTGAGGAGCAGCTGCTGAGCATGGTCGACGAGGCGACGGAACTCGACGTGCTCGAGGAGCAGGACCGTGAGCTCATCCATTCGATCTTCGAGTTCAACGACACGGTCGTGCGCGAGGTGATGATCCCGCGCACCGACATGATGACGATCGACGGGGTCGACGGCATCGAGCAGGCCATGTCGGCATTCCTCGGTCAGGGGATCTCCCGCATGCCGGTGCTCGGTGACGACGTCGACGAGGTTCTGGGGGTGCTGTACCTGCGCGATGTGGCGCGGCTCAGCCACGAGCAGCCGATCGACGCGCAGTC
Coding sequences within it:
- a CDS encoding PhoH family protein, yielding MVHLLGPQDRLLRTMEEQHPLVSVHVRGNEIQLDGPVDQVRAVRRLIDELAVLARAEHDLGVGDVRESARLIASDGERPSDVLGQPILTSRGKSIRPKTLGQRDYVDAIDENTIVFGIGPAGTGKTYLAMAKAVQALQRKEVNRIILTRPAVEAGERLGFLPGTLTDKIDPYLRPLYDALNEMMDPDVVVKLMAIGTIEVAPLAYMRGRTLNDSFVVLDEAQNTTPEQMKMFLTRLGFGSKMVVTGDVTQVDLPMGSSGLKLVTHVLDEIDEIHFAMLTSADVVRHTLVGRIVDAYTRYDAERQMNSFEREGRP
- the ybeY gene encoding rRNA maturation RNase YbeY; translated protein: MSIEVNNESVVEVDEAALQRLALYALDQLHVHPDAELSIVLVDEAAMEQLHVQWMDEPGPTDVLSFPMDELRPGTDDELTPAGLLGDVVLCPQVAQSQADTAGHSMLDELLLLTAHGILHLLGFDHAEPDEEREMFGLQREILLGFAAEERRRR
- a CDS encoding hemolysin family protein, whose protein sequence is MTIVFVIAAVLLVAFGGLLAAADAAIGVLSRADVQDLAQDSRFRRSLLAISSDMGAHVNALNFMRVVAETTAAVLVTMSFATLFEQWWLALLCSAFIMIVTSFVLVGSSPRSVGREHARPILRASAWVVHAIRVLLGPVAAALVAIGNRVTPGRPKTVTFSSEEQLLSMVDEATELDVLEEQDRELIHSIFEFNDTVVREVMIPRTDMMTIDGVDGIEQAMSAFLGQGISRMPVLGDDVDEVLGVLYLRDVARLSHEQPIDAQSVTMAELARPALFVPESKKADDLLRQMQLESNHLAMVVDEYGGIAGLVTLEDLIEELVGDISDEYDRAVEEIKDLGDGRFRVAARLPVDELGELFGIDLDDDDVDSVGGLLTKVFGRLPKSGSVARTSGLILTAERTEGRRKRLSTVLVERDAALIDAQEAFREMRTPNEQ